The Terriglobus tenax genome contains a region encoding:
- a CDS encoding heavy metal translocating P-type ATPase → MLKTWKKCSVYVAAAGIAASLALRFLLHTGGWGAVIPLWCVVGFGGTPLIVDLLRQLWRREFGADFLAALSIVTAAAMGQWLVAAIIVLMLAGGQALEEYATARASSVLSALARRTPSIAHRWSAGKMQEIGVAEIAIGDRLTVLPHEICPVDGSVLEGTGSMDESFLTGEPFRIRKTVGSQVISGALNEDAALTIVAEKLPQDSRYARIMQVMVQAEKSPPHLRRLGDTLGAIYTPVAVAIALAGWGFSGDATRFLAVLVIATPCPLLLAIPTAVIGAVSLAARRSIVIRKPVVLEQVGSIRTMLFDKTGTLTHGEPVLSDIVSLLPGLAEHQLLQLAASLEQFSKHPLSLAILEAAKEQRVEALPVENISERPGAGMTGVVEGRQVKITGRRKLPSAMVAQLPQEAPGMECVLLVDDVLAGLMRFEDKPRKEGRAFMDHLRPRHQVSRLMILSGDRDAEVQHLASIMGIHEVHAGLLPEEKLQIVREETAKAPTLFLGDGVNDAPAMMAATVGIAFGQSNDITAEAAGAVILDTTLERVDELLHIGRRMRRIALQSAVGGMALSTCGMIAAAMGYLPPLAGALGQEGIDLLAVLNALRASLPGRELQDFEEFD, encoded by the coding sequence ATGTTGAAAACCTGGAAGAAATGCAGTGTGTATGTAGCAGCTGCCGGCATCGCCGCATCCCTGGCCCTGCGCTTTCTGCTACACACGGGTGGTTGGGGAGCGGTTATCCCGTTGTGGTGCGTGGTCGGTTTTGGCGGCACGCCGCTGATCGTGGACCTGCTGCGGCAGCTATGGCGGCGCGAGTTTGGCGCGGACTTCCTGGCGGCATTGTCCATCGTCACCGCGGCGGCGATGGGACAGTGGCTGGTGGCGGCCATCATTGTGCTGATGCTGGCCGGTGGCCAGGCGCTGGAGGAATATGCCACGGCGCGCGCATCGTCAGTCCTGAGTGCGCTGGCCAGGCGAACACCGAGCATTGCCCATCGTTGGAGCGCAGGCAAGATGCAGGAGATTGGTGTCGCCGAGATTGCCATCGGCGACCGCCTGACGGTGCTGCCGCACGAGATCTGCCCGGTGGATGGAAGCGTGCTGGAAGGGACCGGCTCGATGGATGAATCGTTCCTGACGGGCGAGCCCTTCCGTATCCGCAAAACGGTGGGGTCCCAGGTGATCTCCGGTGCGTTGAATGAGGATGCTGCGCTGACGATTGTGGCGGAGAAATTGCCGCAGGACTCGCGGTATGCCCGCATTATGCAGGTGATGGTGCAGGCGGAGAAGAGCCCACCGCATCTTCGGCGCCTGGGCGATACGCTGGGCGCGATCTATACGCCGGTGGCGGTGGCGATTGCCCTGGCCGGCTGGGGCTTCAGTGGAGATGCGACGCGCTTTCTTGCCGTGCTGGTGATTGCCACGCCATGCCCGCTGTTGCTGGCCATTCCCACGGCGGTGATTGGAGCGGTGTCCCTGGCAGCGCGGCGGAGTATCGTGATTCGCAAACCCGTGGTGCTGGAGCAGGTCGGCAGCATCCGCACCATGCTGTTCGACAAGACAGGCACCCTGACGCATGGGGAGCCGGTGTTGAGCGATATCGTCAGCCTGTTGCCGGGGCTGGCGGAGCACCAGCTGTTGCAGCTTGCGGCGAGCCTGGAGCAGTTCTCCAAGCATCCGCTATCGCTGGCGATTCTTGAGGCAGCCAAAGAGCAGCGGGTGGAAGCCCTGCCAGTCGAAAACATCAGCGAGCGGCCCGGCGCCGGCATGACCGGTGTGGTCGAGGGCAGGCAGGTAAAGATCACGGGGCGCAGAAAGCTGCCGTCTGCGATGGTGGCGCAGCTTCCGCAAGAAGCGCCCGGCATGGAGTGCGTATTGCTGGTGGACGACGTGCTTGCCGGGCTGATGCGGTTTGAGGACAAACCCCGCAAGGAGGGCCGGGCGTTCATGGACCACCTGCGCCCACGGCACCAGGTATCGCGGCTGATGATTCTCTCCGGAGACCGTGATGCGGAGGTACAGCATCTTGCCTCGATCATGGGTATCCACGAGGTGCATGCTGGATTGTTGCCGGAAGAGAAGCTGCAGATTGTGCGCGAGGAGACGGCGAAGGCTCCGACGCTGTTCCTGGGCGATGGCGTTAATGATGCCCCGGCGATGATGGCCGCGACGGTTGGCATCGCCTTTGGCCAGAGCAATGACATTACCGCCGAGGCCGCCGGTGCGGTGATTCTGGACACTACGCTGGAGCGCGTGGACGAACTGCTGCATATAGGACGGCGCATGCGAAGGATCGCGCTCCAAAGCGCTGTTGGCGGCATGGCGTTGAGCACCTGCGGCATGATCGCCGCTGCGATGGGATATCTGCCGCCGCTGGCCGGAGCCCTTGGCCAGGAGGGGATTGACCTGCTGGCCGTGTTGAATGCCCTGCGGGCATCCCTGCCGGGGAGAGAGTTGCAGGACTTTGAGGAATTCGATTGA
- the rbfA gene encoding 30S ribosome-binding factor RbfA, whose protein sequence is MPEPRAKVHHRNRVIGTLRDEIAIMIEGELSDPRIGLCHVTEVVLAPGGKSAKVFVSVEGDEETEISTREGLMAARAYIRTEIRDRMGVRHIPELSFVIDRSEKLTARVDELLTRTRKRVRKAEQ, encoded by the coding sequence ATGCCTGAGCCGCGCGCCAAAGTCCACCACCGCAACCGAGTCATCGGTACCCTCCGCGACGAGATCGCCATCATGATTGAAGGCGAACTCTCCGACCCACGTATTGGCCTGTGCCATGTCACCGAGGTCGTCCTCGCCCCCGGTGGCAAATCCGCCAAAGTCTTCGTCTCCGTCGAAGGCGATGAAGAGACGGAGATCTCCACCCGGGAAGGCCTGATGGCCGCCCGCGCCTACATCCGCACCGAGATCCGGGATCGCATGGGTGTACGCCACATTCCGGAGCTCAGCTTTGTCATTGATCGTTCCGAGAAACTCACCGCCCGCGTAGATGAACTTCTGACGCGTACCAGAAAGCGTGTTCGGAAGGCGGAGCAGTGA
- a CDS encoding DHH family phosphoesterase codes for MTYFAATSELLNHIRSRQHFLLTSHSRPDGDAVGSLLAMAMLLDQLGKTCEVVVADPVPFIYRNLPQVDRIRVAPRIEGSYDAVILLECDSVERSGIHGTEGMFLINIDHHSSGREFGNCNWIDQDACAVAAMVYHLAVTADVTITPEMATCLYAAILTDTGSFTYPGTNADTFALARELVLAGADAAWIAREVYFTNPAPRIRILGSALSNLHLEGKIAWAWITLQDMIESAAEEEDCEGVVNYLISIAGIDCAVFLRELPRPFVTGTPQFRLSIRSKGGINVALVAEHFGGGGHVNASGCTISGSLETAIDLTIKRLRAELC; via the coding sequence GTGACCTACTTCGCCGCCACCTCCGAGCTGCTGAACCATATCCGCAGCCGGCAACATTTTCTGTTGACCTCGCACTCCCGTCCTGACGGCGACGCCGTCGGCTCCCTTCTCGCCATGGCGATGCTGCTGGATCAGCTTGGCAAGACGTGCGAGGTCGTGGTGGCCGATCCGGTTCCCTTCATCTACCGCAACCTGCCGCAGGTGGATCGCATTCGTGTCGCACCGCGCATCGAAGGCAGCTACGATGCCGTCATTCTGCTGGAGTGTGACTCGGTGGAGCGTTCCGGTATCCATGGCACCGAGGGCATGTTCCTCATCAACATTGATCACCACTCCAGCGGCCGCGAGTTCGGCAACTGCAACTGGATTGATCAGGACGCCTGCGCCGTCGCCGCCATGGTTTACCACCTGGCGGTGACCGCCGACGTGACCATTACGCCGGAGATGGCAACCTGCCTGTACGCGGCCATTCTTACGGACACCGGCTCCTTCACCTACCCCGGCACTAATGCCGATACCTTCGCTCTGGCCCGCGAGCTGGTGCTTGCCGGGGCCGATGCCGCATGGATCGCTCGGGAGGTCTACTTCACCAACCCCGCGCCGCGCATCCGCATCCTCGGCTCCGCCCTTTCGAATCTGCATCTTGAGGGCAAGATCGCATGGGCGTGGATCACCCTGCAGGACATGATCGAGAGCGCCGCTGAGGAAGAAGACTGCGAAGGCGTGGTCAACTACCTGATCTCCATCGCCGGCATTGACTGCGCCGTTTTCCTGCGCGAACTGCCCCGCCCCTTTGTGACGGGTACGCCGCAGTTCCGCCTCAGCATCCGCAGCAAGGGTGGTATCAACGTGGCGCTCGTAGCGGAACACTTCGGCGGCGGTGGCCACGTCAACGCCAGCGGCTGCACCATCAGCGGCAGTCTGGAAACGGCGATTGACCTTACCATCAAACGCCTGCGGGCGGAACTCTGTTAG
- a CDS encoding ArnT family glycosyltransferase: MHNHDQSKSSPNGARQWLHRLRSGEAFSATQELVVLFLVTSWLLAFGLVPLTIGSLHISRTELGLVGADEPRYAQVAREMLEVHSAECHALHTTVRPHSLAWQDLSASYHCLTAGAITPILYGVPWLEKPALYYWRAMSFFKEFGVSDWSARLPSTTATFALILLIYLHMRRFRPGGHLDAALITASAVAMVAFSRGASTDMQLAAPFSIGMLGWYAWYETGKKFWLFDLYFFGGLATLAKGPVAPFMILCILLLFAGLRREWNIVRRTIWLPGVVLYLAMVLPWFIAVQLRNPDFYRLFFLQHNLERFATDRYQHHQPIYYYLVVLILGLMPWTVMSLRAMVDSIQIAVAEWKVRHNRVRYLGNTRPGDAFPEFLVLWAIFPVVFFSFSGSKLPGYILPAITPITILTGDYLHRVRYFKLKWWMLGSHAALVSLMTFVLLLCPQYMIYERMVPPAKTFFWAAFWAILTGVVIYYTIRRWGTKRLRTVTLAPVLLLLFFLLGMNGWLLDASYSARPLAQRITEQAPDVSTLATYRIRRDIDYGLAFYRNQPLRHYFQEDSATEKVNVIAEIPQEEHILVLREKDASKLPEILAGRVYTPLFLYPWQGLAVYRVAAVGTQTANLTPQPSAHKRR, translated from the coding sequence TTGCACAACCACGACCAGAGCAAATCGTCCCCGAATGGCGCGCGCCAGTGGCTTCACCGGCTGCGTTCGGGCGAGGCTTTTTCCGCCACACAGGAACTGGTCGTTCTGTTCCTGGTCACCAGCTGGCTGCTGGCCTTTGGCCTGGTTCCGCTCACGATTGGCAGCCTGCACATCAGCCGCACAGAGCTTGGCCTGGTGGGCGCCGATGAACCACGCTACGCGCAGGTCGCCCGCGAAATGCTCGAGGTGCACTCCGCCGAGTGCCACGCGCTGCATACCACCGTGCGTCCGCATAGCCTGGCCTGGCAGGATTTGTCGGCAAGCTACCATTGCCTGACCGCCGGAGCCATTACCCCCATTCTGTACGGCGTACCGTGGCTGGAGAAACCGGCGCTCTATTACTGGCGCGCCATGAGCTTCTTCAAGGAGTTCGGCGTCTCGGACTGGTCCGCCCGCCTGCCCTCCACCACCGCTACCTTTGCGCTCATCCTTCTGATTTATCTGCACATGCGGCGCTTCCGTCCAGGTGGACACCTGGACGCAGCCCTGATCACCGCCTCTGCCGTCGCCATGGTTGCCTTCTCCCGCGGAGCCTCCACGGACATGCAACTGGCCGCGCCATTTTCCATCGGCATGCTGGGCTGGTACGCCTGGTACGAGACTGGCAAGAAGTTCTGGCTCTTTGACCTCTACTTCTTCGGCGGTCTGGCGACACTGGCCAAAGGCCCTGTCGCTCCGTTCATGATTCTCTGCATCCTGCTGCTGTTTGCAGGCCTGCGCCGCGAGTGGAACATCGTCCGCCGCACAATCTGGTTGCCGGGAGTAGTCCTCTACCTGGCGATGGTGCTGCCCTGGTTCATCGCCGTCCAGCTCCGCAACCCGGACTTCTACCGGCTCTTTTTCCTGCAGCACAACCTGGAGCGCTTCGCCACCGACCGCTACCAGCACCATCAGCCCATCTATTACTACCTGGTCGTACTCATCCTCGGCCTGATGCCCTGGACGGTCATGAGCCTTCGCGCCATGGTCGATTCCATCCAGATCGCAGTCGCCGAGTGGAAAGTTCGCCACAACCGCGTCCGTTACCTTGGCAACACCCGCCCGGGAGACGCCTTCCCCGAGTTTCTCGTGCTGTGGGCCATCTTCCCGGTTGTCTTCTTCTCTTTCTCCGGTTCCAAACTGCCGGGCTACATTCTGCCCGCCATCACGCCCATCACCATCCTGACCGGCGACTATCTACACCGCGTACGCTACTTCAAGCTGAAGTGGTGGATGCTGGGCTCTCACGCAGCCCTGGTCTCGTTGATGACCTTCGTCCTTCTGCTGTGCCCGCAGTACATGATCTACGAGCGCATGGTGCCGCCCGCAAAGACCTTTTTCTGGGCAGCATTCTGGGCCATCCTGACCGGTGTTGTCATCTACTACACCATCCGTCGCTGGGGAACCAAGCGCCTGCGCACCGTCACCCTGGCGCCGGTGCTCCTCCTGCTCTTCTTCCTGCTGGGCATGAACGGCTGGCTGTTGGACGCCAGCTACTCCGCCCGCCCGCTGGCTCAGCGCATCACGGAACAGGCTCCGGACGTTTCCACACTGGCCACCTACCGCATCCGCCGCGACATCGACTATGGCCTGGCCTTCTATCGCAACCAGCCGCTGCGCCACTACTTCCAGGAAGACAGCGCCACCGAAAAGGTCAATGTCATCGCCGAGATTCCGCAGGAGGAGCACATCCTCGTCCTGCGTGAGAAAGATGCCTCCAAGCTGCCGGAAATCCTGGCCGGACGCGTCTACACGCCGCTGTTTCTGTACCCCTGGCAGGGGCTGGCGGTCTACCGCGTAGCCGCTGTGGGAACCCAGACCGCAAACCTTACACCCCAACCTTCCGCACACAAGCGCCGCTAA
- a CDS encoding GNAT family N-acetyltransferase: MSAVAQIDLLDLRHYSGRQLRALLEEEARQWKALLEWDYNTSVELLLQYLDARILPGYVALDNGNVSGYTFSVYEGDKAVVGDAFAQPTESESAQQIEQRLLTHLIEMLQNSPQSQRIESQLLLHPAGSLSAPFLAAGFRIYPRLFLHCDLDHNPALPEIPPGPALPEPLVLRPWVNAHFQPAGELIHRTYRGHLDSSINDQYRSLHGSLRFLHNIVRFPGCGAFDTDSSWVIADPASGVLEGMVLCSRVCDHVAHITQLCVAPQLRGRGYGRMLIQQAAAGLRKRGFEAITLTVTEENTHAVRLYQDLGFRQHHRFDAMVWDKRDSR; the protein is encoded by the coding sequence GTGAGCGCTGTCGCCCAAATCGACCTGCTGGACCTCCGTCATTACTCCGGACGGCAGCTTCGTGCCCTGCTCGAAGAAGAAGCACGGCAGTGGAAAGCGCTCCTCGAGTGGGACTACAACACATCCGTCGAGCTCCTGCTGCAGTATCTGGATGCACGCATCCTGCCGGGATATGTGGCGCTCGACAATGGCAACGTCAGCGGCTACACCTTCAGCGTTTACGAAGGCGACAAGGCCGTGGTCGGCGACGCCTTCGCACAGCCCACCGAGTCTGAGTCCGCACAACAGATTGAGCAGCGCCTGCTCACGCACCTGATCGAGATGCTGCAGAACTCACCGCAGTCTCAGCGCATTGAGTCACAGCTTCTCCTGCATCCCGCAGGCTCGCTCAGCGCGCCTTTCCTCGCCGCTGGCTTCCGCATTTACCCGCGGCTTTTCCTGCACTGCGATCTGGACCATAACCCGGCGCTGCCTGAGATTCCCCCAGGCCCCGCTCTTCCCGAGCCGCTCGTGCTGCGCCCCTGGGTCAACGCCCACTTCCAGCCTGCCGGAGAACTCATCCATCGCACCTATCGCGGCCACCTGGACTCCTCCATCAACGACCAGTACCGCTCGCTGCATGGTTCGCTGCGCTTTCTGCACAACATCGTCCGCTTCCCCGGCTGCGGAGCTTTCGATACTGACTCCTCCTGGGTCATCGCCGACCCCGCCAGCGGTGTTCTGGAGGGTATGGTGCTCTGCTCCCGCGTCTGCGACCACGTCGCCCACATCACCCAGCTCTGCGTCGCTCCTCAGCTTCGCGGACGCGGCTACGGACGTATGCTGATCCAGCAGGCGGCCGCCGGCCTGCGCAAGCGCGGGTTTGAGGCGATTACCCTCACCGTTACCGAAGAAAACACCCACGCTGTACGCCTGTACCAGGATCTGGGCTTCCGCCAGCACCATCGTTTTGACGCCATGGTGTGGGATAAGCGCGATTCGCGTTAG
- a CDS encoding DUF6677 family protein, whose protein sequence is MATRSQAALAGESKTLPIMALLAGWLIPGAGHLLVKKPIRAALLFVSITSMFFIGIGLQGKIYQPNTGDLLDMLNFAGDLGAGVLYVLARLLDWGHASVQIAIADYGTRFIVVAGLLNIMSAVDAHSLANGRKPL, encoded by the coding sequence ATGGCAACGCGCTCACAGGCCGCACTCGCCGGCGAATCCAAGACACTCCCCATCATGGCGCTATTGGCCGGCTGGCTGATCCCCGGTGCGGGTCACCTGCTCGTCAAAAAGCCCATCCGTGCGGCACTGCTCTTCGTCTCCATCACGAGCATGTTCTTCATCGGCATCGGCCTGCAGGGCAAGATCTATCAGCCCAACACCGGCGACCTGCTGGACATGCTGAACTTCGCCGGAGACCTCGGCGCTGGCGTGCTCTATGTGCTGGCACGGCTTCTTGACTGGGGCCACGCCTCCGTCCAGATCGCCATCGCCGACTACGGCACCCGCTTCATCGTGGTGGCCGGACTGCTGAACATCATGTCCGCCGTCGACGCGCACTCGCTCGCGAATGGGAGGAAGCCGCTGTGA
- a CDS encoding DUF2238 domain-containing protein: protein MVWSWIGASDRITWWLESFPIFLAAPVLALTYRSFPLTRLAYTLIAVHMCILLVGAHYTYANVPLFDWIRDRFHLQRNDYDKVGHLAQGFVPAIIAREIFIRKQIVNGSWWRVFLVLSVCLAISACYELLEWFVAVLEGSGADAFLGTQGDPFDTQNDMFCALIGATAAQLLLSRLHNRQIKQASRV, encoded by the coding sequence ATGGTCTGGTCCTGGATCGGCGCGTCAGACCGCATAACCTGGTGGCTGGAATCGTTTCCCATCTTCCTCGCCGCACCAGTTCTTGCACTTACCTACAGGAGCTTCCCGCTCACACGTTTGGCCTACACACTCATCGCGGTGCACATGTGCATTCTTCTGGTGGGTGCGCATTACACCTATGCCAATGTTCCCCTGTTTGACTGGATTCGCGACCGCTTCCACCTGCAGCGCAACGACTATGACAAGGTGGGCCACCTGGCACAGGGTTTCGTGCCAGCTATCATCGCCCGTGAAATCTTCATCCGGAAACAGATTGTCAACGGGAGCTGGTGGCGCGTCTTCCTGGTGCTAAGTGTCTGCCTTGCCATCAGCGCCTGCTACGAACTCCTGGAGTGGTTCGTAGCAGTACTGGAAGGCAGTGGTGCGGATGCCTTTCTCGGCACACAGGGCGACCCGTTCGACACACAGAACGATATGTTCTGCGCACTGATTGGAGCAACCGCCGCCCAGCTTCTGCTTTCCCGCCTGCATAACAGGCAAATCAAACAAGCATCCAGGGTCTAG
- a CDS encoding M24 family metallopeptidase — MQIEAIQEALRESGADAWLFYDHHYRDPIAYRILGMAEGLHVTRRWYYLVPAHGEPRKLVHRIESLRLDALPGTKDEYSSWQELEAKLEVMLGGVTKIAMQYSPRNAIMYVSLVDAGTVELLRSWGKNIISSADMVSHFEAVLSEEQVASHFKAQVLLDEILAAGWKQMGDRVRAVGTDEFAMVQWLAEKIEQAGMVTEHGPNVSVGPNAADSHYEPKLESSHAIRKGDFVLIDIWSKMAGDQKAVWYDITWTGVVGREPTEREQQTFATVVAARDAAIKAVEDAFAANRPIAGWEADQAARDVIVAAGQGAWFTHRTGHNIATELHGNGAHLDNLETHDERLILPRTCFSVEPGLYYPGEFGIRSEVNMITRPGKAVVTGKVQRELVRI; from the coding sequence ATGCAGATTGAAGCAATCCAGGAAGCGCTGCGCGAGAGCGGTGCGGACGCGTGGCTGTTCTATGACCATCACTACCGCGATCCGATCGCGTACCGCATCCTCGGCATGGCGGAGGGGCTGCACGTCACGCGGCGCTGGTACTACCTGGTGCCTGCACATGGTGAGCCGAGGAAGCTGGTGCATCGTATTGAGTCGCTGCGCCTGGACGCTTTGCCAGGCACGAAGGATGAGTACAGCAGCTGGCAGGAGCTGGAAGCGAAGCTTGAAGTCATGCTGGGCGGCGTGACGAAGATCGCCATGCAGTACTCGCCGCGCAACGCGATCATGTACGTGTCGCTGGTGGATGCGGGCACGGTGGAGCTGCTGCGGAGCTGGGGCAAGAACATTATTTCGTCAGCTGACATGGTCAGCCATTTTGAAGCGGTGTTGAGTGAGGAGCAGGTGGCCTCGCACTTCAAGGCGCAGGTGCTGCTGGATGAAATTCTTGCTGCCGGCTGGAAGCAGATGGGCGACCGCGTGCGCGCGGTCGGGACGGATGAGTTCGCCATGGTGCAGTGGCTGGCGGAGAAGATTGAGCAGGCCGGCATGGTGACCGAGCATGGACCGAATGTGAGCGTGGGGCCGAACGCGGCCGATTCGCACTATGAGCCGAAGCTTGAGAGCTCGCATGCGATCCGCAAGGGCGACTTTGTGCTGATCGATATCTGGTCGAAGATGGCCGGCGACCAGAAGGCTGTCTGGTACGACATTACCTGGACCGGCGTGGTGGGCCGCGAACCTACGGAGCGCGAGCAGCAGACCTTTGCGACTGTCGTTGCAGCGCGGGATGCTGCGATCAAAGCGGTAGAGGATGCCTTTGCCGCGAACCGCCCCATTGCGGGCTGGGAGGCCGATCAGGCGGCTCGCGATGTGATTGTGGCGGCAGGGCAGGGTGCGTGGTTCACGCATCGCACTGGACACAACATTGCGACCGAGCTGCATGGCAACGGCGCTCACCTGGATAACCTGGAGACGCATGACGAGCGGCTGATTCTGCCAAGGACGTGCTTTTCGGTGGAGCCGGGGTTGTACTATCCGGGCGAGTTCGGCATCCGCAGCGAGGTGAACATGATTACGCGGCCGGGTAAGGCGGTTGTGACGGGCAAAGTGCAGCGGGAGCTGGTGCGGATCTAG
- the aqpZ gene encoding aquaporin Z has translation MSIVKSTVAEFFGTFWLVLGGCGSAVLAAAFPQLGIGFVGVSFAFGLTVLTMAYAIGHISGCHLNPAVSVGLAVGGRFAWKDLPAYVVAQVAGATAGAATLYAIASGKAGFDVHAGFASNGYGLHSPGGFSLTSALLCEVVLTFFFLFIILGSTHNNAPAHFAPIAIGLCLTLIHLISIPVTNTSVNPARSTGVALFAGGWALQQLWAFWVAPIVGAALAGLVYPMLCTPKQAA, from the coding sequence ATGTCGATCGTCAAAAGCACCGTTGCGGAATTTTTCGGAACCTTCTGGCTTGTCCTGGGAGGATGTGGTTCGGCAGTATTGGCTGCGGCTTTTCCTCAGCTCGGCATTGGCTTTGTTGGCGTATCGTTCGCCTTCGGACTCACCGTGCTCACCATGGCCTATGCCATCGGCCACATCTCAGGCTGCCACCTGAACCCTGCCGTCAGCGTGGGTCTTGCAGTGGGTGGCCGCTTCGCCTGGAAAGACCTGCCCGCCTATGTTGTCGCACAGGTCGCCGGAGCCACCGCGGGAGCAGCGACACTCTACGCCATCGCCAGCGGCAAGGCAGGCTTTGACGTCCACGCAGGCTTTGCTTCCAACGGCTACGGTTTGCACTCACCCGGAGGCTTCTCACTCACCTCGGCCCTGCTGTGTGAGGTCGTGTTGACCTTCTTCTTCCTGTTCATCATCCTCGGCTCTACACACAACAACGCGCCCGCGCACTTCGCGCCCATCGCCATCGGGCTGTGCCTCACGCTGATTCATCTCATCAGCATTCCGGTCACCAACACCTCGGTCAACCCGGCACGCAGCACCGGCGTCGCTCTCTTCGCAGGTGGATGGGCCTTGCAACAGCTATGGGCCTTCTGGGTTGCACCAATCGTTGGAGCAGCGCTCGCAGGCCTGGTCTACCCCATGCTCTGCACACCGAAGCAAGCCGCTTAA
- a CDS encoding DUF2911 domain-containing protein, which produces MNRRSMLLGLVAGLCCSPLMAQTGEAMASPPAKAEVALGPVKVTVDYHTPLMRGRKIMGGLVPYGQVWRTGANEATTFVVSGGDVSIAGKPVAAGSYTIYTLPSETGWKLIISMETGQWGTEYHADRDLVRVDMDVHKLPAPQEKMSISFESTVGKRTDMHVKWETTDVSVPILAK; this is translated from the coding sequence ATGAATCGTCGTTCGATGTTGCTTGGATTGGTGGCAGGGCTTTGTTGTAGCCCGTTGATGGCGCAGACGGGAGAGGCGATGGCCAGCCCTCCGGCAAAGGCCGAGGTGGCTCTTGGGCCGGTGAAGGTTACGGTGGACTATCACACGCCCCTGATGCGCGGCCGAAAGATCATGGGCGGCCTGGTGCCGTATGGCCAGGTGTGGCGCACGGGAGCGAATGAGGCGACTACCTTTGTGGTGAGTGGCGGCGATGTCTCCATTGCCGGCAAGCCGGTAGCGGCCGGCAGCTATACGATCTATACCTTGCCCAGCGAGACGGGTTGGAAGCTGATTATCAGCATGGAGACCGGCCAGTGGGGCACGGAGTACCACGCGGATCGCGACCTGGTGCGCGTCGATATGGATGTGCATAAGCTGCCTGCGCCGCAGGAGAAGATGAGCATCAGCTTTGAGAGCACGGTGGGCAAGCGCACGGACATGCACGTGAAGTGGGAGACGACGGATGTCTCCGTGCCGATCCTGGCGAAGTAA
- a CDS encoding FAD-dependent oxidoreductase: protein MKRREFLRQSGAFAGFGMMGLAGCAKKPVTAATGATAPTLPFYDRLPELVPIRAHENRIFRTTVCLRPFRAAGPRLEVEKVGDKIVSHNYGHGGSGWSLSWGSAAVAVENAMKASNGDKDIAVIGCGALGLTAAITAQREGARVTIYAKERPPYVRSARATGSWTPDSRIALANAAAPNFGDTWEKMARTSWSMYQSYLGMPGNPIEYFDQYYMRDFLMDEPEELKMKPVPESQHREFARYADRISDIAAASEDMPAGSHPFPAKTVRRSSTLLFNVADYSRQLMNDFLIAGGKIETVEFHSPADLAALPQKTIINCPGYGGRALWKDESITPVRGQIAWLIPQPCQPYAMYFSGVNVLARRDGIVVQSSMLGEASGWNETDETPHMDEALWGVHKLQWLYAGMEKMKTGRGKTA, encoded by the coding sequence ATGAAGCGTCGTGAATTTTTGCGGCAGTCGGGTGCGTTTGCGGGGTTTGGCATGATGGGGTTGGCCGGGTGTGCGAAGAAGCCGGTGACCGCGGCAACCGGCGCTACGGCTCCGACGCTTCCTTTCTATGACCGTCTTCCGGAGCTGGTGCCGATCCGCGCGCACGAGAACAGGATCTTCCGCACGACGGTGTGCCTGCGCCCGTTCCGCGCGGCTGGTCCAAGGCTTGAGGTGGAGAAGGTAGGCGACAAGATTGTGTCGCACAACTATGGACATGGCGGCAGCGGCTGGTCCTTGAGCTGGGGCTCGGCGGCTGTGGCTGTTGAAAACGCCATGAAGGCCAGCAACGGCGACAAGGACATTGCCGTGATTGGCTGCGGCGCGCTTGGCCTGACGGCAGCGATTACGGCGCAGCGCGAAGGCGCCAGGGTGACCATCTATGCGAAGGAGCGGCCACCGTATGTGCGTTCGGCACGCGCGACGGGAAGCTGGACTCCGGACTCGCGCATTGCGCTGGCCAACGCGGCCGCGCCGAACTTCGGCGACACGTGGGAGAAGATGGCACGCACCAGCTGGTCCATGTACCAGAGCTACCTGGGTATGCCGGGCAATCCGATTGAGTACTTTGACCAGTACTACATGCGCGATTTCCTGATGGATGAGCCGGAGGAGCTGAAGATGAAGCCGGTGCCGGAGAGCCAGCATCGCGAGTTTGCGCGCTATGCCGACCGTATCAGCGACATTGCCGCAGCGAGCGAGGATATGCCTGCGGGATCACATCCATTCCCGGCGAAGACGGTGCGCCGCAGCAGCACGCTGCTGTTCAATGTGGCCGATTACTCGCGCCAGTTGATGAATGATTTTCTGATTGCAGGCGGCAAGATTGAGACGGTGGAGTTCCATTCGCCCGCGGACCTGGCTGCACTGCCGCAGAAGACGATCATCAACTGCCCGGGCTATGGCGGCCGCGCGCTGTGGAAGGACGAGTCGATTACGCCGGTGCGCGGTCAGATTGCGTGGCTGATTCCGCAGCCCTGCCAGCCGTATGCCATGTACTTCAGTGGCGTGAATGTGCTGGCACGCCGCGACGGCATCGTGGTGCAGTCGAGCATGCTGGGCGAGGCTTCCGGCTGGAATGAGACGGATGAGACGCCGCACATGGACGAGGCTCTGTGGGGTGTCCACAAGCTGCAGTGGCTGTATGCCGGTATGGAAAAAATGAAGACAGGCCGCGGCAAGACGGCGTAG